TAACCTCTGCATGCCTATTTCGACGAGCTATAATATCCCTCTTTTCTTCTGATTTTAAGCGACTAGATGTTGGGTATAGTGGTTTAAGTGAATTGGAGATAAAAGAGCATCATAACAAGCCTTCTATCCCGAGTAGCCTTTGGCAGGAGGTTCTTTCCGAACGCTATCGAGTCAGCAAATCTTATTTCATTCCAAATGGCGACGATCTAAATACTAAATTAGGCGGAATTAGAAGCACTCAAGAAGAGAGGAGTCTAGCAGGAAGTTGGAATCCATCGGATATGCTGTTCATTCCTCTTCGTAGCGCTAACGGAAAACTACTTGGAGTCATCTCTGTGGACGATCCTCTCGATGGCGACTTCCCTTCTATAGAAAGACTGAAGGTTACAGAGCTTTTCGCGCAAGAAGCCTCCGAAATAATCGAGAGAAGCGATTTAACACGCAAGTTCTTTAAAATGCAGCAATATCTTATGCGACTCATAGAATCATCTACGGATGTTATAGTCTCATCGGATTTCGATGGTAAAATAGTTATATTCAATAACGGTGCAGAAGGGATATTAGGCTATACTCCACAAGAGGTTATAGGCAAACCGATAACAATCCTTTATGAATCCGAGGACGAAGCCAGAAAGATAATGCATCTCTTGAAGGAGAATGACGGCAAAGTTCAATCTATTGAAGTAAGTGCTCGAGCTAAAGACGGATCCACTATTCCTTTAAGCCTTTCAGCGGCTTTACTTTATAATGAAAAAGGTGAAGTCATTGGAACAGAAGGAATATCCAAAGATTTAAGACCTTACAAGGCTCTTCAACGACATATCGAAGAGCTAAATAGGAAAGAAACCATAAGGATAGTAGCTGTCACTCTATCTCACCATATTAATAACTATATCCAATCTATGGTCATCTGCGGTCAAAATATTGAAGAAGTGATCAATGATAGCAAAATCGATTTTTCTGATGAAAAAACACGAATGGATATTTCGGAATATCTTTCTGATTTGAAGCTCAACGCCATGAGGATATCTAAGCTTACTAAGATACTTGTCAATCCCCCCGAGGAATTATCGATTGACGAATACCTCGATGGCATAAAAATGCTTCAACTTCCAAAAAATTTGGGAATCAGCTTCGAGGTTCATCATCATGAGTTTTGCGGGATAGATGGAGTTTGTCCAAAGATATTGGTTGCAGATGATGAGATGACTATTCGAGAGGGTATTGCCGATTTCCTTCGTGCCCATGGTTTTCTCGTGGATACAGCCCCAGATGGCGCTCAAGCTATCAAGAAAATTGAGAAAAAATCTCACGATTATTTAGCTGTTATTAGCGACATCAAAATGCCTTTCGCGAATGGATATGAGGTTTTCAGAGCTGCAAAAAAAGCGAATCCTAATCTTGTTGTCATCCTTATGACGGCATTTGGATACGATGAAAACCACGCTTTGGTTAAAGCTTCGCGGGAGGGATTGAAGGCCAGGCTCTTTAAAGAAAAACCTTTCGACATGAACAATGTCTTGAAGGTTCTTCGAGAGACAATTGCCGAAAAATACTGAAATATTGAAGTATTATCATTCTCAAGAAAAATGTTATTTACAATTCTTGCTTTTTAAATAAATATGATGTATATTTCTACCTCAATAAACCAACTGAATAAAGAAACTATTAGATTATGTCAACCGAGACCGGAAAAGTATCGATTTTAAACGACGAAAGCCTTGCTCTAACACTTTGGAATCTTGAATTAGCCCGCCTAACCGGTACCCCTAATGACAAGAAACTCGTCAATGTAGCACTTAACTGGATAATAAAGCGTCAAAAAGACCCAGGGCGCTACGGTCTTGGTTTTGCAGCGCCTACAGAGGAAGATTATCGTTCCGCAATTCTCCCTACAGGAGAAAAGCTTAATTCACGTGCAGGAACAGCACATCTTCTTGGAGAAGAAGCGTTATGGGCGCTTTCCAAGTGGCTTGGACCCGGTAAAAATTCAGTGAGAGAAGGGCTTTTAGGTATGCTCGGTCGTGCGCGCCGTTTCAGGGCATACTCCGATCGAGGAAGGTATTGTTGCACAACCTGCAGCCTTTCGCTTTGGCGAGCATTAGCCGCTTCGGAAATGCCTGAAGGGATGCCTTTCCTCGAAAGAGGACTTACAACACTCAGTCTTTCACGTGACGGCAAATTAGGATGGAAAGGGTTTCAATTTGCATATACGATATTCGCATTAGCGAGTTTAGAACACACACTTGCGGATAGCGAGCTTATATACGCTGGCGGAAGAATTGAACGCGCTTTGAAGTTATTGCGAATTTCTCGTGATCCCTATGGCCTCAGAAGACTTGGATATGAAGCCGCTTTAAAAAGAATTTAAGAGGGTTATTTAGCTACAGCTTTGGCAACCGCCGAGACTACTCTATCTGGAAATATACTTACCATACATCCATGGTCACCACGAGAACATTCCATTTTCCCATGAGTGCCACATGGCCTACAGCTAAGTTCGATAGGAGGTTCGAGTATGGTTACATTTTCCCCATAGGGAACAAAGCCAAACTCCGGCACCGTTGGGCCAAAGATGCTAATAACCGCAGTTCCAGCAGCCGCAGCAATATGTGCTGGACCGCTATCGTTACCGATAAATGCCTTGGATTGGGCTATTATAGTTGCCGATGTTAGAATGTCCGTTTCGCCTGCTGCTGAAAATGCCATGTCCCCAGCCTTATCGACAATCTTTTCACATAGGCCAATATCCTTAGGTCCTCCAAGAAGAACCACACCTTCGGCAATCTTCTCATCTAAAATACCTTTGATGACTTCGGCATATAGATCGGGCGGATACCTTTTTGTGCCCCAGACACTACCCGGAGCAACTGTAATAAATGGTTTTTCGATTAGACCAAATTTTTTGAGAATAGTATTCGCCTTTTTTTTGCGCTCCTCCCCTGGGAATATCTCCAATTTGTGGGGCTTTGGGTCATGTCCTAAAACGGTCAGTAATTCGAGGAGTCGTTCAGGTTCAGGCATATCTTTCGGTTTCTCTACTTTTTTTGTGTAGAAGAATGATCCCCCCGATTTTGAAAAACCAATTCTCTCAGAAATACGAGACATAAAAGTAATGAGTCCGGTTCTGAATGATCGATGCGGAAGAATTGCAATGTCGAAATGCCGGGTAATAAGATCGTTAACTATCCCAAAATGTGTAGAGAGTTTGGTGTCCGAATTTCTTTTATCGTAAACCATGATCTCATCGATGTTTGGGTTACCATCAAAAACATCTTTGCCATCGGGAGTTGTGAGGACAACGATAACGGCCTCATCTCCGAAGGCCTCGCGAGTGCGCCTTATTAAAGGAGTAGTTAAAACGCAATCGCCAATGAACGCAGTTTGAACAAGTAATATTCTCATAGTGTTCTTATCATAAACCTTTTAAATCGATATGGCAAGTTAAATCTCAATCGAGCGAATATTTGTCCTCGATAAAACTAGCATTACGATAAAAGCCACTATTATTCCAGAGGGAATCGATGGCAAAAGAACAAGCGGTAATAGACTAGAGGTGATCGAGAGGTTATGAATCATCATTCCAGCAATAAGAAGTTGAGTTAGCGAATGAGCTATAGCACCAAAGATACTTACCCCAAATATCGAGAAGCGAATCTTCGAATATCTAACAGCTATCATCATTACTGCGGAAGTTATAGAGGCCGATAATGATATAATAAATCCCGGGGAACCTATGCGTCCTAGCAATAGTGATCCCAAAAAGACCCTTCCAACAGCAACAATAATAGCTTCGAGTGGACCTACAGTAAACATAGCCAATAAAGTAGCGCAATTAGCGAGGCCGGGTTTCATCCATGGCATAGGTTTTGGGATTAATTCTTCCACAACCCATAAAACAGTCCCCAATGCCATAAATATAGACGAAAGAGCTAGGCGGCGGTTATCATCGCGTTGTTGCATCGAGTTTGGTCCCCCCTCCTTCGATAACAATCGCATTCTTGCCGGGCGCACAAATAATCACCATCCCCGGGCGGGAAATCCTACCCATGGATTTGCATATTCCTTTCGGACAGTGCGTTTCATCAACAAAAACCGAGCCGTTTTGGGCACTTACAATCCAGGGGCCGTTATATCCATC
The nucleotide sequence above comes from bacterium. Encoded proteins:
- a CDS encoding Gx transporter family protein encodes the protein MQQRDDNRRLALSSIFMALGTVLWVVEELIPKPMPWMKPGLANCATLLAMFTVGPLEAIIVAVGRVFLGSLLLGRIGSPGFIISLSASITSAVMMIAVRYSKIRFSIFGVSIFGAIAHSLTQLLIAGMMIHNLSITSSLLPLVLLPSIPSGIIVAFIVMLVLSRTNIRSIEI
- a CDS encoding PAS domain S-box protein, producing MEEQINKQILSLKRENEKIKKLVEERTNQLLSFFDITTRVLKSDDLDEQLTFIADGITSACLFRRAIISLFSSDFKRLDVGYSGLSELEIKEHHNKPSIPSSLWQEVLSERYRVSKSYFIPNGDDLNTKLGGIRSTQEERSLAGSWNPSDMLFIPLRSANGKLLGVISVDDPLDGDFPSIERLKVTELFAQEASEIIERSDLTRKFFKMQQYLMRLIESSTDVIVSSDFDGKIVIFNNGAEGILGYTPQEVIGKPITILYESEDEARKIMHLLKENDGKVQSIEVSARAKDGSTIPLSLSAALLYNEKGEVIGTEGISKDLRPYKALQRHIEELNRKETIRIVAVTLSHHINNYIQSMVICGQNIEEVINDSKIDFSDEKTRMDISEYLSDLKLNAMRISKLTKILVNPPEELSIDEYLDGIKMLQLPKNLGISFEVHHHEFCGIDGVCPKILVADDEMTIREGIADFLRAHGFLVDTAPDGAQAIKKIEKKSHDYLAVISDIKMPFANGYEVFRAAKKANPNLVVILMTAFGYDENHALVKASREGLKARLFKEKPFDMNNVLKVLRETIAEKY
- the waaF gene encoding lipopolysaccharide heptosyltransferase II: MRILLVQTAFIGDCVLTTPLIRRTREAFGDEAVIVVLTTPDGKDVFDGNPNIDEIMVYDKRNSDTKLSTHFGIVNDLITRHFDIAILPHRSFRTGLITFMSRISERIGFSKSGGSFFYTKKVEKPKDMPEPERLLELLTVLGHDPKPHKLEIFPGEERKKKANTILKKFGLIEKPFITVAPGSVWGTKRYPPDLYAEVIKGILDEKIAEGVVLLGGPKDIGLCEKIVDKAGDMAFSAAGETDILTSATIIAQSKAFIGNDSGPAHIAAAAGTAVISIFGPTVPEFGFVPYGENVTILEPPIELSCRPCGTHGKMECSRGDHGCMVSIFPDRVVSAVAKAVAK
- a CDS encoding NusG domain II-containing protein, producing the protein MESIRLRPSLFDLFPIILAIIIALIPVYKFAGNSGSVSIYHENTLVANFPIDKDTTIVVDGYNGPWIVSAQNGSVFVDETHCPKGICKSMGRISRPGMVIICAPGKNAIVIEGGGTKLDATTR